Within Ipomoea triloba cultivar NCNSP0323 chromosome 9, ASM357664v1, the genomic segment GTGTCCTTTCTTATTTACATGTTACTTCAAATTTAGACTTGATTTGTTTGTGTGGTTTTCTTATGTAAGATTGATCATCATGTTAAATAATGtatagttaattataatataatttttatttagaacCTAATTTATAATGTAAGGAATATTATATGTTGTAGTGCTAGCTTGTGCTTTTGTTATATACCTTTAAGTACATCATCATCCTCTCAGTACATCAATGCCTTCATTTGTAGAGAATCACATCCTAGTGCCATGGTGACTTCAAACCTTGATCAAAAGCTGTATATATTGACCTTCCCAAAACATCATATTCTTATCCAAATCACCTAAGCAAAATCGTCAACAATTACACAAGTGACAAAATCAGCTCAAacggtggtggttgtggtgggcGGTGGCAGCGGGAGTGATTGGTTGCTCCACGGCTACacaaggaaaatgacttccccaaaaAAAGGGTATTCTTTTTCCGGAGAATCACATCTATTTTCTATTGACCACACTCCTATTTTCCATTGATTCCCATTTTCCCCCTCtagccaaacactgaaaatgtgaaaaatgatttccaaaaattatttttcaggtttccaaacacaccgtAACAGTAAATAGAGACACTGAAGTTTTGGGAAGATGATTTTCTACCATTGTTCTAATATATTGTTcattttctataataaaaaaaccAGAAGAAGACCATTAAATGCAGTTCCCGCCCAGTGCAAAACGGCGTAGTTTTGGTTTATAATTACGGTATATCACCGAGAATTGCAAAACGGTGCAGTTTTGTAATTAAGGAAATACCAACGATGTAAATGGAAGATTAACTGCTGTGAAAGGAAacataattatttcaaatagtAAGTGTTAGGCCACACGTTTGTAAACGGCGTAATTCCCTTTACATCGGAAAGGGAATCGTTGCCGTCAGTTCGACATCCCAGGCATGCCTGCACCGTGAAGGCCAAGATGTCCATTAATGCGCAGCCTTATATATTACAGGTTAGTGAAGGATCCCAAATAAATGCAATTTactaatcaaatttaaattcCTGCAATCTACTAATCGAGTTGAAACTGATATCCCATTTGCATTCCAACTTCAGAATCATGGGAATGTATTGTCTTTTAAATGAGTTGACGACGTTTAAGAGGAGGAGTGCTGTCAAGGTTCGAGTGGTTCGATCATATACtgtaatggaaaggagaggaTCATCAGAAATCAAGAGTAAAGAGTTGGTGCTGCACGACGAAGAGGTATCTTTCATCATCCGAatttctgcaaaaaaaaattcattatttagtattttgatcatataagATTTATagatttagggtttagtgtGTAACACTTGCTATGTTCAGGCAACAGTAATCCATGCCTGTATACCAAAGGATGTTTTACCAAAATTCCCAGAAAGCTTTTTAGAAGGAAATGTCTATTGTTTCAAGAACTTTTATGTCGTTGCAAATTGGCATACCTATAAGACTAGCATGCATGAGTTCATGCTGCAGTTCAATCACGAGACTATCATGAAAGAATCTAGGTCAGATAATTTCCCTTACCACATGTTCAGACCGAGACCATTCCATACTTTGAAAGGTAATCCATCACTAGATGTCAAGGAGTTGATTGGTAAGCTTTTTTTTCTCTGCAtactatttctatttctattgtTTATTTCTAATACATATTATTAGATTATTAGATATGGCAGCATACACTTTGTTTTATCTTCCTGTCTGCTGagcttttttctttattataattttattagattTAATTGGCCGTATTGTTGAAATACGTGCTCCCCAAGAAAAAACAATTTCTGGACAGAATACTGTCCTCATAGACTTTGTTTTAGAAGATGCAATGTAAGTCAACAAAATACTCATCtactttcatttcatttgtATTTCATTTTAACTAACAATATGTTAAATGCATTCAAATAGGGGTAGTCGTTTGAACTGTACCTTTTGGGATGAACACGTGGCCAAACTTGAACCATTGTACAGATCTGCTTCAAAGGACCCTGTTGTAGTGTTAATCCAATTCTGCAGAATCAAGCTTGGTGCTAGAGGTTAGTAAAAACCATATTTCATTGTTTGCTTATTAGATAGTTGATTTAAACAGTTTATtgaccatatatattttatatttgtagatGGTGATGTGAAAATATCATCTTCATATGATGTTACTAAACTTCTAATTGATGTGGACTGCCCTGAGATTCAGAACTTCAAAGAGAGGTATGATAAACTTTaatacattttcttttcttctattgttttttattcagatttctttcttttaaatGCTGAAAACTACTACAGTCTGGTGGACATTGGTGAACAAACTCCAATGTGCAGTATTGGTTCAATGACAAGCTTCAGTTTCACAAACAGTATTGAAGAGTCAACCAGTACAACAATGCAGATGACTACCATTTCTGAGATATATGGGAAtgaaatggtaaaaaaaaaattcttttcacTTTATTTGTTCTGATTTCGTATCATAATATATAAGATATAAGTTAACAGATTATAATTTCTCTTTGCAGCATGGAGAATTCTGGGTTGCTGCCAAGATAAATGGCATTGAAAAGTCCAATGATTGGTGTTATACTTCATGTAGAAAACCGGGTTGCAATAAGAAACTTAAAATTTCAGAAGGTGTTCTGAAATGTTTCAAATGTAACATGACTTATTAGACTTAGGGTACAAAATTAGACTTAGGGTTGTTGACCTCAAAGGTACTGCATCCTTTTTGTTGTGGGATAGAGATTGCATGGAACTTATTGGTACATCTGCCACTGAGTTATACCAGAGGAATAAGAATGTAAGTATCCTTATCAAAATTTTCCATTCTAAAAATTTTTCCTTATTTAGACATAATAgttttatactattaatatttttcatttctaaaTTACAGACTCCAGGTCCACTAAAGGAGATCAAGGCATTAATTGGCAGGATAATGCTATTTAGAGTCTCGGCAAATACAGACCAATTTATCAATCTGTCCTATGCCTTCCCAGTTTTAAAGATTAACACTGAAAGCAAGTTTGTTCAACAGTATTGCAAGGAACTCTTGGAGGCCCATGACAAGGAACTTAACTCTACTGTGCAATTAAGTAATGATGATGAGGAATTCCTACAGGTAACTGATAgttcatttaatttgtacatCGTCATTAGAAAGAAGAGAATACCTTGCAATTTGAATTTCTGTTTATCCATTTCAGGGGTTTGACAGTGATGAAGCTGAGAGCCCGATACAGATGCTGCCACCTATGAAGAATGTTGAAACCTCTGATGGACCGGTGAAGAGAAGTTTGCTGGATCAGTTCTCTTCCACCAAGTGCTGCAAGAAAGTGAAAGACACTAAAGTGAAGATTGAGAAGACTGATTGAAAAGATGTTTCTAATGAACATGGATGGACTGTGactttttgtttcaaaaaatttatgttttgcttgcttttaatttttaagactgTTAAGActgtttttatgttttagtcATGTTTTGGACTTGCTACTTGATGAATCTTGGggttgtattaaatattttcatcCAGTACCTATATTGTTGAATTTAAAGTATactgtatgcatatatatatatatattttttgcagGTTAGTGGTCAGTTATAATCTTCTACAATTGCTGTAAAGATTCTGTATTCCAAGACTCCATGTTGAAGTATTTTTCCTAAAACAATGTATGAGTAgtaatgtaaatgtaaatgtcaaataCTCTTTTTTTATCCAatcattgtttttactttttttatccaatcatttttttacttttgtatttGATCTGctataaataaatgtacacCTTACCTTTGCATGCTCTGTGTATTCCTTTCTTCCTTCTGTATTAATAGTACCTATATGCTATTAAATTGAGAATACATAACTTAATCACATAGATAGTACATAGCAATGAATAAAGATTTCTAACATAAATTATTTGTGAAATATTAACAGTAGTAAATAAATGGTTCCAGTTTGGAACCATAATGGAAATAAATCAGCTATTCGAACCTTCACAACACTAACACTTaaagtaaaatgaaaaaaagaagtatGATCTATTAGCAAGGTCATATTCATTAACAAACTCAATTGAAGCTTTAGTTAGTGTTAATAGCTTCACAACACTAACACTTaaagtaaaatgaaaaaaagaagtatGATCTGTTAGCAAGGTCATATTCATTAACAAACTCAATTGAAGCTTTAGTTAGTGTTATTTAGCAAGCATGTAGTGTTTCTGTAGGATCTTATTATCCCAATCAGACCAATTAAAACCATTAATGCACTAGCGTTGGAATTTCTATGTAAGAATAcactaaaagaataaaattcaaTCCCAGAAATACTGTTTTTTATTCATGCTTCAGGCATTATTGAGCCATGAACTGCTTAGAAACATTAACGTCTACTAATGGAGACAAAGTACATATGGCTGCTGTGTATTCGAAACCCTTTA encodes:
- the LOC116029908 gene encoding uncharacterized protein LOC116029908, which codes for MGMYCLLNELTTFKRRSAVKVRVVRSYTVMERRGSSEIKSKELVLHDEEATVIHACIPKDVLPKFPESFLEGNVYCFKNFYVVANWHTYKTSMHEFMLQFNHETIMKESRSDNFPYHMFRPRPFHTLKGNPSLDVKELIDLIGRIVEIRAPQEKTISGQNTVLIDFVLEDAMGSRLNCTFWDEHVAKLEPLYRSASKDPVVVLIQFCRIKLGARDGDVKISSSYDVTKLLIDVDCPEIQNFKESLVDIGEQTPMCSIGSMTSFSFTNSIEESTSTTMQMTTISEIYGNEMHGEFWVAAKINGIEKSNDWCYTSCRKPGCNKKLKISEGYKIRLRVVDLKGTASFLLWDRDCMELIGTSATELYQRNKNTPGPLKEIKALIGRIMLFRVSANTDQFINLSYAFPVLKINTESKFVQQYCKELLEAHDKELNSTVQLSNDDEEFLQGFDSDEAESPIQMLPPMKNVETSDGPVKRSLLDQFSSTKCCKKVKDTKVKIEKTD